Proteins found in one Rhodobacter capsulatus SB 1003 genomic segment:
- a CDS encoding peptidoglycan-binding domain-containing protein, producing the protein MKRQSFLNVGLAVSLALAPQASAADDLGAGLAGLVIGAMIAGAAQNNPPPRQHRTPRKAAPARPAAEVQADKDMQQALNNFGFDAGPVDGSPGKRTRAAIAAFQGTLGRMQDGVITADQRALLQDAMARERLNPAEAAQLAAANPYGRRGLPAMYQRTPMAPAAPYPTPMPPYPQAPATPYAQPQLPATPAPAPVPPVAAPAAAAAAITAQDSIPDFGDLSPPAASMNNLCNQTNVLTTSNGGMATAEQMPNPGLALDEQFCLARTFATADGEKVAKDVGATQALITSLCGQMKTALSAKLADPAARPPEATLADIRKVIDASGKTLSATQVSGRVCLAEGYRTDDAAMANVALATLAAAEMKPYAELLGHHLREGFGFTANPEASRAWIRFALDAVTSGAAPAVLPNQTAERTAILSKAITAN; encoded by the coding sequence ATGAAGAGACAATCGTTCTTGAATGTCGGCCTGGCAGTTTCTCTGGCGCTTGCGCCGCAGGCCTCGGCCGCCGACGATCTCGGGGCGGGCCTTGCCGGTCTGGTGATCGGCGCCATGATCGCGGGCGCCGCGCAGAACAATCCTCCGCCGCGCCAGCACCGCACCCCGCGCAAGGCGGCCCCCGCGCGCCCCGCCGCCGAGGTTCAGGCGGACAAGGACATGCAGCAGGCGCTGAACAATTTCGGCTTCGACGCCGGTCCGGTCGATGGTTCCCCCGGCAAGCGCACCCGTGCGGCGATCGCGGCCTTTCAGGGCACGCTCGGGCGGATGCAGGACGGGGTGATCACCGCCGATCAGCGCGCCCTGCTGCAAGATGCGATGGCGCGCGAACGGCTCAACCCCGCCGAGGCGGCGCAGCTGGCCGCGGCCAATCCCTATGGGCGGCGCGGCCTTCCGGCGATGTATCAGCGCACGCCGATGGCCCCCGCCGCCCCCTATCCGACGCCGATGCCGCCCTATCCGCAGGCCCCCGCGACGCCCTATGCCCAGCCGCAGCTGCCCGCAACGCCCGCGCCCGCTCCGGTGCCGCCGGTGGCCGCTCCGGCCGCCGCCGCCGCCGCGATCACCGCGCAGGATTCGATCCCGGATTTCGGCGATCTGTCGCCGCCCGCGGCCTCGATGAACAACCTGTGCAACCAGACCAATGTCCTGACCACCAGCAATGGCGGCATGGCCACGGCCGAGCAGATGCCGAACCCCGGCCTTGCGCTGGACGAGCAATTCTGCCTCGCCCGCACCTTCGCCACCGCCGATGGCGAAAAGGTCGCCAAGGATGTCGGGGCGACGCAGGCGCTGATCACCTCGCTTTGCGGCCAGATGAAGACCGCGCTTTCGGCGAAGCTGGCCGATCCCGCCGCCCGCCCGCCCGAGGCGACACTGGCCGACATCCGCAAGGTGATCGACGCCTCCGGCAAGACGCTGAGCGCGACCCAGGTCTCGGGCCGGGTCTGCCTCGCCGAGGGCTATCGCACCGATGATGCGGCGATGGCGAATGTGGCGCTGGCCACGCTCGCGGCGGCGGAGATGAAACCCTATGCCGAGCTGCTGGGCCATCACCTGCGCGAGGGCTTCGGCTTCACCGCCAATCCCGAGGCCTCCCGCGCCTGGATCCGGTTTGCGCTGGACGCCGTGACAAGTGGCGCCGCCCCGGCGGTTCTGCCGAACCAGACGGCGGAACGCACGGCGATCCTGTCGAAGGCGATCACCGCCAACTGA
- a CDS encoding sensor domain-containing protein: MAEIETRLRALEAALAQQAATPSEAAQAELRAALDRLRVSCAEQAAALELALHHPAEQVHLPGELLRRLPVPVLRLTHGLRVLDANAAARALLGDGGTGERSGVLRAVLSRSQARALTQALDAAFLPPDAASRAPAVALRLRIGRADGPRHSFHAHVVAAPDTPEAERASWWLVLLPIETGTSAGNPELLRLLIESTIDPVALTDTEGRVVIANKAYAQPFGRIPAEIEGRRRSQFMDEQLARHLNGLEAGVIARRTALIVEESVLRPTRPHDGPPGTPRPAHLLTERRPVFDDDGAVIGVFTRARDVTEELRTREVERLADRVFEQSSDAIVITDPGLRVMRTNPAFERMSGIAPGATPALLLDALVTPRSGTRWIMAGMSETDSWLRQVLARAEGSWQGEVTLHGKDDRQLTCWARITRLTDAAGVNLGHVAMLADLTLLRQTQADNQRMAQFDQLTGLANRRLLAERIDDWIGFASRAGQSFALMYLDLNKFKSVNDSLGHETGDLLLTVIADRLRAALTEGELAARIGGDEFVVLIGNADEAAALRRAAELLDHLARPLDLPGLHNYRPSAAAGIACYGRHGDSRDALLRNSDLAMYAAKSDRRAVMIYEPSMGAEALRELETRVALVSALENDEFELHFQPIFALDDKRPRGCEALVRWNRPGHGLVMPGAFLPVAAKAGLMPAIDRMVLRRAVAVQARWRWAGLVHADWTLSINQTASSLAAQDWAEVLDAALVRVGWKTSDDVAPPFGLQIELTEDQLAVDIPGAMEALQRLRKMGIALAIDDFGTGYSSLTYLRRMPVTTLKIDASFVRGIEADGDARQIVEAIIGLAKKFGFVALAEGIESEAALQTLIELGCDYGQGYLFERPLPQSAFEARFFGCEPGHVPNPDAALLARP; the protein is encoded by the coding sequence ATGGCCGAGATCGAGACCCGCCTGCGGGCGCTGGAAGCGGCGCTGGCGCAGCAGGCGGCGACGCCCTCCGAGGCGGCGCAGGCCGAGCTGCGCGCGGCGCTCGACCGGCTGCGGGTGAGTTGCGCGGAACAGGCGGCGGCGCTGGAGCTTGCGCTGCACCATCCGGCCGAACAGGTGCATCTGCCGGGCGAATTGCTGCGCCGGCTGCCGGTGCCGGTGCTGCGGCTGACCCATGGGCTGCGCGTCCTCGATGCGAATGCGGCGGCGCGGGCGCTGCTGGGCGATGGCGGCACCGGCGAGCGCTCGGGCGTATTGCGGGCGGTGCTGTCGCGCAGCCAGGCGCGGGCGCTGACCCAGGCGCTGGATGCGGCCTTCCTGCCCCCCGACGCCGCGAGCCGGGCCCCCGCGGTGGCGCTGCGGCTGCGGATCGGGCGCGCGGACGGGCCGCGGCACAGCTTTCACGCCCATGTCGTCGCCGCGCCCGACACGCCCGAGGCCGAACGGGCGAGCTGGTGGCTGGTCTTGCTGCCGATCGAAACCGGCACCTCTGCGGGCAATCCCGAATTGTTGCGGCTTCTGATCGAAAGCACGATCGACCCGGTGGCGCTGACAGATACCGAGGGCCGGGTGGTGATCGCCAACAAGGCCTATGCCCAGCCCTTCGGCCGCATCCCCGCCGAGATCGAGGGGCGGCGGCGGTCGCAATTCATGGACGAGCAGCTGGCGCGGCATCTGAACGGGCTGGAGGCCGGGGTGATCGCGCGGCGCACGGCGCTGATCGTCGAGGAATCGGTGCTGCGTCCGACCCGGCCCCATGACGGCCCTCCCGGCACGCCGCGCCCGGCGCATCTGCTGACCGAGCGCCGCCCGGTCTTCGACGACGACGGCGCGGTGATCGGCGTCTTCACCCGGGCCCGCGACGTCACCGAGGAATTGCGCACCCGCGAGGTGGAACGGCTGGCCGACCGGGTCTTCGAGCAATCTTCGGATGCGATCGTGATCACCGATCCGGGGCTGCGGGTGATGCGGACCAATCCGGCCTTTGAACGCATGAGCGGCATCGCCCCCGGCGCCACCCCGGCGCTGCTGCTGGATGCGCTGGTGACGCCGCGCTCCGGCACGCGCTGGATCATGGCGGGGATGTCCGAGACCGACTCCTGGCTGCGTCAGGTGCTTGCGCGCGCCGAGGGCAGCTGGCAGGGCGAGGTGACGCTGCACGGAAAGGACGACCGCCAGCTGACCTGCTGGGCGCGGATCACCCGGCTGACCGATGCGGCGGGGGTCAATCTGGGCCATGTGGCGATGCTGGCCGATCTGACGCTTTTGCGCCAGACCCAGGCCGACAACCAGCGCATGGCGCAGTTCGACCAGCTGACCGGCCTTGCCAACCGCCGCCTGCTGGCCGAGCGGATCGACGACTGGATCGGCTTCGCCTCGCGCGCGGGGCAAAGTTTCGCGCTGATGTATCTGGATCTGAACAAGTTCAAGTCGGTGAACGACTCGCTTGGCCACGAGACCGGGGATCTGCTTTTGACGGTGATCGCCGACCGGCTGCGCGCCGCGCTGACCGAGGGCGAGCTGGCGGCGCGGATCGGCGGCGACGAATTCGTGGTGCTGATCGGCAATGCCGACGAGGCGGCGGCGCTGCGACGGGCGGCGGAATTGCTGGACCATCTGGCGCGGCCGCTCGATCTGCCGGGGCTGCACAATTACCGGCCCTCGGCCGCGGCGGGGATTGCCTGCTATGGCCGCCATGGCGACAGCCGCGACGCGCTGCTGCGCAATTCCGATCTGGCGATGTATGCGGCGAAATCCGACCGCCGGGCGGTGATGATCTACGAGCCCTCGATGGGGGCGGAGGCGCTGCGCGAACTGGAAACCCGGGTGGCGCTGGTCAGCGCGCTGGAAAATGACGAATTCGAGCTGCATTTCCAGCCGATCTTCGCGCTGGATGACAAGCGCCCGCGCGGCTGCGAGGCGCTGGTGCGCTGGAACCGGCCCGGGCATGGGCTGGTGATGCCGGGCGCGTTTCTGCCGGTGGCCGCCAAGGCCGGGCTGATGCCCGCGATCGACCGGATGGTGCTGCGCCGGGCGGTGGCGGTGCAGGCGCGCTGGCGCTGGGCGGGGCTGGTGCATGCCGACTGGACCTTGTCGATCAACCAGACCGCCTCCAGCCTTGCGGCGCAGGACTGGGCCGAGGTGCTTGATGCGGCGCTGGTGCGGGTGGGCTGGAAGACTTCGGACGATGTCGCGCCGCCCTTCGGGCTGCAGATCGAACTGACCGAGGATCAGCTGGCCGTCGACATCCCGGGCGCGATGGAGGCGCTGCAGCGCCTGCGCAAGATGGGAATCGCGCTGGCGATCGATGATTTCGGCACCGGCTATTCCAGCCTGACCTATCTGCGCCGGATGCCGGTGACGACGCTGAAGATCGACGCCAGTTTCGTGCGCGGCATCGAGGCCGATGGCGACGCCCGCCAGATCGTCGAGGCGATCATCGGTCTGGCGAAGAAATTCGGTTTTGTCGCGCTGGCCGAGGGGATCGAATCCGAGGCCGCGCTGCAAACCCTGATCGAGCTGGGCTGCGATTACGGGCAGGGCTATCTGTTCGAAAGGCCGCTGCCGCAATCCGCCTTCGAGGCGCGGTTTTTCGGCTGCGAGCCCGGACATGTGCCGAACCCCGATGCGGCGCTGCTGGCGCGTCCCTGA
- a CDS encoding methyl-accepting chemotaxis protein, whose protein sequence is MTLGMPAFLALLFGVFLIVERWTALGDARQVQRLMALAEAAAAVAHDQQLERGMTSLFLNGKDAAAPDKLTAQWAQTDAARAALITRAETIGLDGLPPQVAALVAELQGDFDKSADLRSAVDARAIPAPEAIDYYTEMNDDVLQLVEVVASASADAEVNARITSYAAFMTAKERAGLERALGAGAFRKGTFDTAVLLKMRAMVAQQDQALQFFAAFATEEDRATVTRLQDLPAAAELARMREIAFRFPETQDLGGVTGEAFFATTTARIEAMKQLETEIGAHIAAAAAERARMALIGFLGYGAIIAGALLVSMLTGTWSVLRTESDVGALVRAADAMAGGQLDVVLPEPRLRETARMGSALDSFRVSILDGQEIARRAEEEREAHRQSEAQREAAARAGKEARLAREAEAARLEAERDRQIAAEISAVVTACAEGDFSRRIPLDDKEGILAQICAGLNRIGEITDAGIAEVNTALRHLAEGDLTYRIRDGFVGVFAEMARSVRAANDSIARTVLTIEAASVTIDGSSSEISTAANDLARRSEQNAAMLEQTASALEEMSGSIGSMAGIANDAKDRMREISRRAETGNGIATQAMEAMDSIRQSSERIAGVLQVIDDIAFQTNLLALNAGVEAARAGESGRGFAVVASEVRALAQRSSDASREIAQIIGTATQDVGRGVEMVDQTAGALGQIVGTIREALDRIEHIAGAVGETEVGIAEISKATTELDRVTQQNAAMFEQTNAALGALRIEADALVANVAQFRTDKDELSAPRGRAA, encoded by the coding sequence ATGACGCTGGGCATGCCGGCATTTCTGGCGCTGCTGTTCGGGGTGTTCCTGATCGTCGAGCGCTGGACCGCGCTTGGCGATGCCCGGCAGGTGCAGCGGTTGATGGCCCTGGCCGAGGCGGCCGCGGCGGTGGCGCATGACCAGCAGCTCGAACGCGGCATGACCAGCCTGTTCCTGAACGGCAAGGATGCGGCGGCGCCCGACAAGCTGACCGCGCAATGGGCGCAGACCGATGCTGCGCGGGCGGCGCTGATCACCCGGGCAGAGACGATCGGACTGGACGGGCTGCCGCCGCAGGTGGCGGCGCTGGTCGCGGAGTTGCAGGGCGATTTCGACAAGAGCGCCGATCTGCGCAGCGCGGTCGATGCCCGCGCCATCCCCGCGCCCGAGGCGATCGACTATTACACCGAAATGAATGACGACGTGCTGCAGCTGGTCGAGGTGGTGGCCAGCGCCAGCGCCGATGCCGAGGTCAATGCCCGGATCACTTCCTATGCCGCCTTCATGACGGCGAAGGAACGCGCCGGGCTGGAACGCGCGCTGGGGGCGGGGGCGTTCCGCAAGGGGACCTTCGACACGGCGGTGCTGCTGAAGATGCGCGCGATGGTGGCGCAGCAGGACCAGGCTTTGCAGTTCTTCGCCGCTTTCGCCACCGAGGAAGACCGGGCGACGGTGACGCGGCTGCAGGATCTGCCCGCCGCGGCCGAGCTGGCGCGGATGCGCGAGATCGCATTTCGCTTCCCCGAAACGCAGGATCTTGGCGGGGTGACCGGAGAGGCGTTTTTCGCCACGACGACGGCGCGGATCGAGGCGATGAAACAGCTTGAAACCGAGATCGGCGCCCATATCGCGGCGGCGGCGGCGGAACGGGCCCGGATGGCGCTGATCGGCTTTCTCGGGTATGGCGCGATCATCGCCGGGGCGCTGCTGGTGTCGATGCTGACCGGGACGTGGTCGGTGCTGCGCACCGAATCCGACGTCGGCGCGCTGGTGCGGGCCGCCGATGCGATGGCGGGGGGGCAGCTGGACGTGGTCCTGCCGGAACCGCGCCTGCGCGAGACGGCGCGGATGGGCAGCGCGCTTGACAGTTTCCGGGTCAGCATCCTTGACGGTCAGGAGATCGCCCGCAGGGCCGAGGAAGAGCGCGAGGCGCATCGTCAGTCCGAGGCGCAGCGCGAGGCGGCGGCGCGGGCGGGCAAGGAGGCGCGGCTGGCGCGCGAGGCCGAGGCGGCGCGGCTTGAAGCCGAGCGCGACCGTCAGATCGCCGCCGAGATCTCGGCGGTGGTGACCGCCTGTGCCGAGGGCGATTTCTCGCGCCGGATCCCGCTGGACGACAAGGAGGGGATCCTTGCCCAGATCTGCGCCGGGCTGAACCGGATCGGCGAGATCACCGATGCCGGGATCGCCGAGGTCAACACCGCGCTGCGTCATCTGGCCGAGGGCGATCTGACCTATCGGATCCGCGACGGCTTCGTCGGCGTCTTTGCCGAGATGGCGCGTTCGGTGCGGGCGGCGAATGACAGCATCGCCCGGACCGTGCTGACGATCGAGGCGGCCTCGGTGACGATCGACGGATCGAGCAGCGAGATCAGCACCGCGGCCAATGATCTGGCGCGGCGCAGCGAGCAGAATGCGGCGATGCTGGAGCAGACCGCCTCGGCGCTGGAGGAAATGTCGGGGTCGATCGGCTCGATGGCGGGGATCGCCAATGACGCCAAGGACCGCATGCGCGAGATTTCGCGCCGGGCCGAGACCGGCAATGGCATCGCCACCCAGGCGATGGAGGCGATGGACAGCATCCGCCAGTCTTCCGAACGCATCGCGGGGGTGTTGCAGGTGATCGACGACATCGCCTTTCAGACCAATCTTCTGGCGCTGAATGCCGGGGTCGAGGCGGCACGGGCGGGCGAAAGCGGACGCGGTTTCGCCGTCGTCGCCTCCGAGGTGCGGGCGTTGGCGCAGCGGTCCTCCGATGCCTCGCGCGAGATCGCGCAGATCATCGGCACGGCGACGCAGGATGTCGGCCGCGGCGTCGAGATGGTCGATCAGACCGCGGGGGCGCTGGGGCAGATCGTCGGCACGATCCGCGAGGCGCTGGACCGGATCGAGCACATCGCCGGCGCCGTGGGCGAGACCGAGGTCGGCATCGCCGAGATTTCCAAGGCGACGACGGAACTGGACCGGGTGACGCAGCAGAATGCCGCGATGTTCGAGCAAACCAATGCCGCGCTGGGCGCCTTGCGGATCGAGGCCGATGCGCTGGTGGCCAATGTGGCGCAGTTCCGCACCGACAAGGACGAGCTTTCGGCGCCGCGCGGCCGCGCCGCCTGA
- a CDS encoding sensor domain-containing protein codes for MLTAPDFGSAAGEAAPETCDDPPPPVLIDFDATGRITAVLDPARLFGIAAPKAGTALTDLFAPPDRKRMADWLASEETAATLRLGVARAGAPVLPCHVTLLRPRPAQPGRAVVTEAACAEELARCRAERDEIARYVDHRELGTWAWNLQTGALRCNDHWGLMLGYRPGELALPSIDTWRRLCHPDDLQRAQHELQRHLAGESPWYEVETRMRHRDGRWIWVRDVGRLQISDAQGRPEWIYGVRRNIDATRAREGQLRRVQGLLEKAGALAGFGCWELDVRSEEIYWSDETCRIHGMPPGTVPPLESAIDFYAPEARPVVTEAVAAAMRDGTSWQFELPLIRADGTRIWVLSLGEAQFEDGQPVRICGAFQDITARKEAEKRLAEAAEAARIARDRLNTLADKAPGALFEHREFPSGRIDLPYFSARLPDLLGVPRAAIEADGAAAAANIHPEDAPQLTEAIRTSRDSLTPLVILYRLLHPQKGLRRMQLSSMPVRQPDGSVIWYGSVLDVTEQSAMQARLAETLEELRLAHERLDTIAQNVPGALFEMQRSGDIVSFPYFTHKFVELLGVTAADMLAGGPAVFRNIPPAEFAAVYAAFERSRETLSQVEARHRVLLPDGSTRWVNLWASPSVQADGRVRWFGKALDITDRLEMEARATAAAEEIRLAHARIASILDIVPVGLFEYRRSRGGSADFPYTSGRFSELVGLDRAAIDRLGGGLLDRVLPEDRVAMEEMTRQSAASLTPWRMRFRYIHPERGQIWLMAASLPEAKPDGTVVWTGALYDATPDVLREAELERAYALAERMRGENEHLALHDGLTRLPNRRYFDRHIETRLRAAELGGPRDCVLIQIDLDHFKQINDTLGHEAGDRVLMRVADLMRSSLQADDFAARLGGDEFCLLLAPGSTEVRARKVLERLRKGLDEPLRYRGHPCRISASFGVVIAKNITDLAEELQLYADAALYRAKATGRNRVEIFDHAMAEQMHLDRMMAAQFSAAFERDEFEPWFQPQVRAQDLRLAGVEVLVRWRNPERGLLTPDAFLRVARDLRIVPEIDRVMMEKTAAVLERLETTGIILPRISFNVCTGRLHDPALPAAVRRVGRGRTRVALELRETGDWQEEGCDLRETLARLRAEGIDIEIDDFGSGQTSILGLMEIRPAALKIDRRIVAALRRDTHEADLVRQIVQIARTLGVATIAEGVETMAQAETLRQMGCDILQGYLFAPPLEEAAFRDYLDRQRAPALGGLV; via the coding sequence ATGCTCACTGCACCGGATTTCGGAAGTGCCGCAGGAGAAGCCGCACCAGAGACCTGCGACGACCCGCCGCCGCCGGTCCTGATCGATTTCGACGCCACCGGCCGGATCACCGCCGTCCTCGATCCCGCCCGGCTGTTCGGGATCGCCGCGCCAAAGGCCGGAACGGCGCTGACGGATCTTTTCGCGCCCCCCGACCGGAAACGGATGGCGGATTGGCTCGCCTCGGAGGAGACGGCGGCGACGCTGCGTCTCGGGGTTGCGCGCGCGGGGGCGCCGGTCCTGCCCTGCCATGTCACCCTGTTGCGCCCGCGCCCGGCACAGCCCGGCCGCGCCGTCGTCACCGAAGCGGCCTGCGCCGAGGAACTGGCCCGCTGCCGGGCCGAACGCGACGAGATCGCCCGCTATGTCGACCACAGGGAGCTTGGCACCTGGGCCTGGAACCTGCAGACCGGCGCCCTGCGCTGCAACGACCATTGGGGCTTGATGCTTGGCTATCGGCCGGGGGAGCTCGCCCTTCCCAGCATCGACACCTGGCGGCGGCTGTGTCATCCCGACGATCTGCAGCGGGCCCAGCACGAGTTGCAACGTCATCTCGCCGGCGAAAGCCCCTGGTATGAGGTCGAAACCCGGATGCGCCATCGCGATGGCCGCTGGATCTGGGTGCGCGATGTCGGACGGCTGCAGATCAGCGACGCGCAGGGACGGCCGGAATGGATCTACGGCGTGCGCCGCAACATCGACGCGACAAGGGCACGCGAGGGGCAGTTGCGCCGGGTGCAGGGGCTTTTGGAAAAGGCCGGGGCGCTGGCGGGCTTCGGCTGCTGGGAACTCGACGTGCGCAGCGAGGAAATCTACTGGTCCGACGAGACCTGCCGGATCCATGGCATGCCGCCGGGCACGGTGCCGCCGCTGGAAAGCGCGATCGACTTCTACGCCCCCGAGGCCCGCCCGGTGGTCACCGAGGCGGTCGCGGCGGCGATGCGCGACGGCACCTCCTGGCAGTTCGAGCTGCCGCTGATCCGCGCCGACGGCACCCGGATCTGGGTGCTGTCGCTGGGCGAGGCGCAGTTCGAAGACGGCCAGCCGGTCCGCATCTGCGGCGCGTTCCAGGACATCACCGCGCGCAAGGAAGCGGAAAAACGGCTGGCAGAGGCGGCCGAGGCGGCGCGGATCGCACGCGACCGGCTGAACACGCTTGCCGACAAGGCCCCGGGGGCGCTGTTCGAACACCGCGAATTTCCCTCGGGCCGGATCGACCTGCCCTATTTCAGCGCCCGTCTGCCCGATCTGCTGGGCGTGCCCCGGGCCGCGATCGAGGCCGATGGCGCCGCCGCCGCCGCCAACATCCACCCCGAGGATGCCCCGCAACTGACCGAGGCGATCCGGACCTCGCGCGACAGCCTGACGCCGCTCGTCATCCTCTACCGGCTCCTGCATCCGCAAAAGGGCCTGCGCCGGATGCAGCTGTCCTCGATGCCAGTGCGCCAGCCCGACGGCTCGGTGATCTGGTACGGCTCGGTGCTGGACGTGACCGAGCAAAGCGCGATGCAGGCGCGGCTGGCCGAAACGCTCGAAGAGCTGCGGCTGGCGCATGAACGGCTGGACACGATCGCGCAGAACGTCCCCGGGGCGCTGTTCGAGATGCAGCGCAGCGGCGACATCGTGTCCTTCCCCTATTTCACCCACAAATTCGTCGAGCTTCTGGGCGTCACCGCGGCCGACATGCTGGCGGGCGGCCCGGCGGTGTTTCGCAACATCCCGCCCGCGGAATTCGCGGCGGTCTATGCCGCCTTCGAACGCTCGCGCGAGACGCTGTCGCAGGTCGAGGCGCGGCATCGGGTGCTTTTGCCCGACGGCAGCACGCGCTGGGTCAATCTCTGGGCCTCGCCCTCGGTGCAGGCCGACGGGCGGGTGCGCTGGTTCGGCAAGGCGCTTGACATCACCGACCGGCTGGAGATGGAGGCCCGGGCCACCGCCGCCGCCGAGGAGATCCGGCTGGCGCATGCGCGCATCGCCTCGATCCTCGACATCGTGCCGGTGGGGCTGTTCGAATATCGCCGCAGCCGCGGCGGCAGCGCCGATTTTCCCTATACGAGCGGCCGGTTCAGCGAGCTTGTGGGCCTTGATCGCGCCGCGATCGACCGGCTTGGCGGCGGCCTGCTGGACCGGGTCCTGCCCGAGGATCGCGTGGCGATGGAAGAGATGACGCGGCAGAGCGCGGCAAGCCTGACGCCCTGGCGGATGCGGTTTCGCTACATCCATCCCGAACGCGGGCAGATCTGGCTGATGGCGGCCTCGCTGCCCGAGGCGAAGCCCGACGGCACGGTGGTCTGGACCGGCGCGCTTTACGACGCCACGCCCGATGTCCTGCGCGAGGCCGAGCTGGAACGCGCCTATGCGCTGGCCGAGCGGATGCGCGGCGAAAACGAGCATCTGGCGCTGCATGACGGGCTGACGCGGCTGCCGAACCGGCGCTATTTCGACCGCCACATCGAGACCCGCCTGCGCGCGGCAGAGCTGGGCGGGCCGCGCGATTGCGTGCTGATCCAGATCGATCTCGATCATTTCAAGCAGATCAACGACACGCTGGGCCACGAGGCGGGCGACCGGGTGCTGATGCGGGTCGCCGATCTGATGCGCAGCAGCCTGCAGGCGGATGATTTCGCCGCCCGGCTTGGCGGCGACGAATTCTGCCTGCTGCTCGCGCCCGGCAGCACCGAGGTCCGGGCGCGCAAGGTGCTCGAGCGGCTGCGCAAGGGGCTGGACGAGCCGCTGCGCTACCGCGGCCATCCCTGCCGGATCAGCGCCTCCTTTGGCGTGGTGATTGCGAAGAACATCACCGATCTGGCCGAGGAATTGCAGCTTTACGCCGATGCCGCGCTCTATCGGGCGAAGGCGACGGGGCGCAACCGGGTCGAGATCTTCGACCATGCGATGGCCGAGCAGATGCATCTCGACCGGATGATGGCGGCGCAGTTCAGCGCCGCCTTCGAGCGGGACGAATTCGAACCCTGGTTCCAGCCGCAGGTCCGGGCGCAGGATCTGCGGCTGGCCGGGGTCGAGGTTCTGGTACGCTGGCGCAATCCCGAACGCGGCCTGCTGACGCCCGATGCATTCTTGCGGGTGGCGCGCGATCTGCGGATCGTCCCCGAGATCGACCGGGTGATGATGGAAAAGACCGCCGCGGTGCTGGAGCGGCTCGAGACGACGGGGATCATCTTGCCACGGATCAGCTTCAACGTCTGCACCGGGCGTCTGCACGATCCGGCGCTGCCCGCGGCGGTGCGGCGGGTCGGGCGCGGCCGGACCCGGGTGGCGCTGGAGCTGCGCGAGACCGGCGACTGGCAGGAGGAGGGCTGCGACCTGCGCGAAACCCTGGCGCGGCTGCGCGCCGAGGGGATCGACATCGAGATCGACGATTTCGGCTCGGGGCAGACCTCGATCCTCGGGCTGATGGAGATCCGGCCCGCGGCGCTGAAGATCGACCGGCGCATCGTGGCGGCGCTGCGCCGCGACACGCACGAGGCCGATCTAGTGCGGCAGATCGTGCAGATCGCCCGCACGCTTGGCGTGGCCACCATCGCCGAGGGGGTGGAGACCATGGCCCAGGCCGAGACGCTGCGGCAGATGGGCTGCGACATCCTGCAGGGCTATCTCTTCGCGCCGCCGCTCGAGGAAGCGGCCTTTCGCGACTATCTGGACCGGCAACGCGCCCCCGCCCTTGGCGGTCTGGTGTAA
- a CDS encoding GNAT family N-acetyltransferase translates to MIEIALSSPLAPDLALLHERHTVAMHADTPPESIHMLPASALAAPGIWFYVLRFEGRPVGMGALKRIDAHHAEVKSMHVLSEMRGMGLARALVVHLVGEARRLGFARISLETGSQDSFGPARALYLAEGFVECGPFEGYGHDPNSVFMTRAL, encoded by the coding sequence ATGATCGAGATCGCCCTTTCTTCGCCGCTGGCGCCGGATCTGGCGCTGTTGCACGAACGGCATACGGTGGCGATGCACGCCGACACGCCGCCCGAATCGATCCACATGCTGCCCGCCTCGGCGCTGGCGGCGCCGGGGATCTGGTTTTACGTGCTGCGCTTCGAGGGGCGGCCGGTGGGCATGGGCGCGCTGAAGCGGATCGACGCCCATCATGCCGAGGTGAAATCGATGCATGTGCTGTCCGAGATGCGCGGCATGGGGCTGGCGCGGGCGCTGGTCGTGCATCTGGTGGGCGAGGCGCGGCGTCTGGGCTTTGCCCGGATCAGCCTCGAGACCGGATCGCAGGACAGTTTCGGCCCGGCGCGGGCGCTGTATCTGGCCGAAGGCTTCGTCGAATGCGGCCCGTTCGAGGGCTATGGGCACGATCCGAACTCGGTCTTCATGACGCGGGCGCTGTGA